From the Calonectris borealis chromosome 4, bCalBor7.hap1.2, whole genome shotgun sequence genome, one window contains:
- the CPZ gene encoding carboxypeptidase Z, producing the protein MVLRLLLLLGGLLRATEPAPRCETGQETLGQCQTVQKAKCVDIALSSCTDVAYTQTMYPNFLDQKSREVIEYSSEYILISVLHNLLQGECNPDLRLLGCSVLAPQCEKDKVIKPCRHVCENLKKNCLPAFDAIDMAWPYFLDCDRFFAGEEEGCFDPLAKLRGEVDVEEDLPSDLPATFIQFKHHSYSQMVSTLKKTASKCSHIATTYSIGRSFEGKDLFVIEFSTKPGHHELLKPEFKYIGNMHGNEVVGKELLIYLAQYLCSEYLLGNPRIQTLINNTRIHLLPSLNPDGYELAAEEGAGYNGWVIGRQTAQNLDLNRNFPDLTSEAYRRAGIRGARLDHIPIPQSYWWGKVAPETKAVMKWLRSIPFVLSASLHGGELVVTYPYDYSRHPMEEKMFSPTPDEKMFKMLAKAYADAHPVISDRSELRCGGNFVKRGGIINGAEWYSFTGGMADFNYLHTNCFEVTVEVGCEKFPLEEELFTIWHENRDALLNYMEMVHRGIKGIVSDKFGNPIKNARISVRGIQHDVTTAADGDYWRLLPPGTYIISAQAAGYSRVMKRVTLPARMKRAGRVDFVLRPVEAWPNKLLRRSMEDMYDPYDPLELFDPHAQHGQPEARGGSPSGREKPWWWSYFSSLDLHKPLWLLKQH; encoded by the exons GTCAATGCCAAACTGTACAGAAAG CAAAATGCGTGGACATTGCCTTAAGTTCTTGTACTGATGTTGCCTATACTCAGACGATGTATCCTAATTTTCTGGATCAGAAGTCTCGAGAGGTGATTGAGTACAGCTCCGAGTACATCCTCATCAGCGTGCTGCACAACTTGCTCCAAGGAGAATGCAATCCGGACCTGAGGCTCCTGGGCTGCTCGGTGCTGGCCCCGCAGTGCGAAAAGGACAAAGTTATAAAGCCCTGCAGGCATGTCtgtgaaaacctgaaaaaaaattgcctccCTGCCTTTGATGCAATAGACATGGCTTGGCCCTACTTCTTAGACTGCGACCGCTTTTTCgctggggaagaagagggatgtTTTGACCCGCTGGCAAAGCTGCGAG GAGAAGTAGATGTTGAGGAAGATTTGCCTTCAGACTTGCCAGCAACTTTTATTCAGTTCAAACACCATTCGTATTCCCAAATGGTGAGCACGTTGAAGAAGACTGCTTCTAAATGCTCCCATATTGCAACAACTTACAGCATAGGTCGCAGTTTTGAAGGGAAGGATCTTTTTGTGATTGAATTTTCAACCAAGCCTGGACACCATGAACTGC TCAAGCCAGAATTTAAGTACATTGGCAATATGCATGGAAATGAAGTTGTGGGGAAAGAACTGCTAATATACCTTGCACAATATCTGTGTTCGGAGTATCTTCTTGGGAATCCACGCATCCAGACCTTGATTAATAACACCAGAATTCATCTCCTACCTTCACTCAACCCTGATGGGTATGAACTGGCTGCAGAAGAG GGAGCTGGTTACAATGGATGGGTCATTGGACGACAGACAGCTCAGAACTTGGACCTGAACAGAAATTTCCCTGATTTGACGTCTGAGGCTTACAGAAGAGCTGGGATTCGTGGGGCCCGTCTTGACCACATCCCCATTCCACAATCCTACTGGTGGGGTAAG GTGGCCCCTGAGACGAAAGCGGTCATGAAGTGGTTGAGGTCTATTCCGTTCGTGCTCTCTGCCAGCCTCCATGGGGGTGAGCTGGTTGTCACCTATCCTTATGACTATTCAAGGCATCctatggaagaaaaaatgttctcCCCCACACCCGATGAGAAG ATGTTTAAAATGCTGGCTAAAGCCTACGCAGATGCACATCCAGTCATCTCGGACCGATCCGAACTTCGTTGTGGTGGAAATTTTGTAAAACGTGGAGGTATTATAAATGGTGCTGAGTGGTACAGCTTCACTGGAG GTATGGCAGATTTTAATTACCTTCACACAAATTGCTTTGAAGTTACCGTGGAGGTAGGATGCGAAAAATTTCCTTTGGAGGAAGAACTGTTTACAATCTGGCATGAAAACAGAGATGCCCTTCTGAATTACATGGAAATG GTTCATCGGGGGATAAAAGGAATTGTGTCTGATAAGTTTGGCAACCCAATAAAAAATGCTCGTATTTCAGTCAGGGGCATCCAACATGATGTCACCACAG CTGCTGATGGAGACTACTGGAGACTCCTGCCTCCGGGGACATACATCATCAGTGCCCAAGCGGCAGGGTACAGCCGGGTGATGAAGAGGGTCACCCTCCCTGCCAGGATGAAACGGGCTGGGCGAGTCGACTTTGTATTGCGACCTGTTGAGGCTTGGCCCAACAAGCTCCTCCGCCGGTCGATGGAAGACATGTACGACCCGTATGACCCGCTGGAACTTTTTGACCCTCACGCCCAACACGGGCAGCCCGAGGCTCGAGGCGGGTCACCATCGGGCAGGGAGAAGCCCTGGTGGTGGTCTTACTTCAGCTCTCTAGACCTGCACAAACCTCTGTGGCTACTCAAGCAGCACTGA